The Citrifermentans bemidjiense Bem genome window below encodes:
- the argJ gene encoding bifunctional glutamate N-acetyltransferase/amino-acid acetyltransferase ArgJ → MKGFRFSAVEAAIKKPGRLDLALIFSDLPAKVAAVYTTNKVQAAPVIISRERSENGSCRALLVNSGNANACTGEQGMLDALECGRKTAEALGLPDEELLIASTGVIGQQLPMDRFRKGIQPLVDQLDHGTLEDVATAIMTTDTFAKIERREGEAGGTPYSIWGIAKGAGMIQPNMATMLSFLVTDAAVDGAFLKSAFAEAVDGSYNAITVDGDTSTNDTALVIANGAAANPVIKGGTPEGDAFRALLHDLLLSLAKLIVKDGEGATKFVEIRVKGAATNADAKTAALAVANSLLVKTAFFGQDANWGRIIAAVGYSGASVEQQQVEIRFDDVVMASGGIFAGGDAEAAGTRVLQQKEFKVTIDLKLGSGEAAVYTSDLSYDYVRINADYRT, encoded by the coding sequence ATGAAAGGTTTTCGCTTTTCCGCCGTTGAGGCGGCCATCAAGAAGCCAGGTCGCCTCGATCTGGCGCTTATATTCTCCGACCTGCCGGCCAAGGTCGCCGCGGTCTACACCACCAATAAGGTCCAGGCGGCTCCGGTCATAATTTCGCGCGAGCGCTCCGAAAACGGCTCCTGCCGCGCTCTTTTGGTCAACTCCGGCAACGCCAACGCCTGCACCGGCGAACAGGGGATGCTGGACGCGCTGGAATGCGGACGCAAAACGGCGGAGGCCCTCGGGCTTCCGGACGAGGAGTTGCTGATCGCCTCGACCGGGGTCATCGGGCAGCAGCTCCCCATGGACCGTTTCCGCAAGGGAATCCAGCCCCTGGTCGATCAACTCGACCACGGCACCCTGGAGGACGTGGCGACCGCCATCATGACCACCGACACCTTCGCGAAGATCGAGCGGCGCGAGGGGGAGGCGGGTGGAACGCCATACAGCATCTGGGGCATAGCCAAGGGTGCCGGGATGATCCAGCCCAACATGGCCACCATGCTCTCATTCCTGGTGACCGACGCTGCCGTGGACGGCGCTTTCTTGAAGAGCGCCTTCGCCGAGGCGGTGGACGGCTCTTATAACGCCATCACGGTGGACGGCGATACCTCCACCAACGACACGGCGCTCGTCATCGCCAACGGCGCGGCGGCAAACCCGGTGATCAAGGGGGGGACCCCGGAAGGGGACGCCTTCCGCGCCCTTTTGCACGACCTCCTCTTGTCGCTTGCCAAGCTGATCGTGAAAGACGGCGAGGGTGCCACCAAGTTCGTCGAGATCAGGGTCAAGGGGGCGGCCACCAACGCCGACGCGAAGACCGCCGCACTCGCCGTCGCCAACTCCCTGCTGGTGAAGACCGCCTTTTTCGGCCAGGACGCCAACTGGGGGAGGATCATCGCCGCGGTCGGCTACTCCGGCGCCAGCGTGGAGCAGCAGCAGGTGGAGATCCGCTTCGACGACGTGGTGATGGCTTCCGGCGGGATCTTCGCCGGCGGCGACGCCGAGGCGGCCGGCACCCGCGTGCTGCAGCAAAAGGAGTTCAAGGTCACCATCGACCTGAAGCTGGGAAGCGGGGAAGCCGCGGTCTACACCAGCGATCTCTCCTACGACTACGTGCGCATCAACGCCGATTACAGGACCTAG
- a CDS encoding DUF2914 domain-containing protein, producing MNRTTLFTTVAAILFILLAGFSQSHAADLKITEMAVTTKIVKGNPIDSVRRISSASVKALYCFTRFSAPEDTDTTIKQLWYLNDEVVAEYELPVKGAHWRTYSRKVVEKGLSGEWRCDAVDGEGKVLKSVNFRMN from the coding sequence ATGAATCGCACCACGCTTTTCACCACAGTCGCCGCTATCCTTTTTATCCTTCTCGCAGGCTTCAGCCAGTCGCACGCCGCCGACCTGAAGATCACCGAGATGGCGGTAACCACCAAGATCGTCAAGGGAAACCCCATCGACTCGGTGCGGCGCATCTCTTCCGCTTCGGTGAAAGCGCTCTATTGCTTCACCCGCTTTTCGGCCCCCGAGGACACCGACACCACGATCAAGCAGCTCTGGTACCTGAACGACGAGGTGGTCGCCGAGTACGAGCTCCCGGTGAAAGGGGCGCACTGGCGCACCTACAGCCGCAAGGTGGTGGAGAAGGGGCTTTCGGGGGAGTGGCGCTGCGACGCGGTTGACGGCGAGGGAAAGGTGCTGAAATCGGTCAACTTCAGGATGAACTAG
- a CDS encoding serine hydrolase domain-containing protein → MPFFRKIICSLLLVLCATSGYAADLARIDALIGDAIGRNLIAGGVVLVGSRDRILFEKAYGRISPLPDAPLMAVDTIFDIASLTKVAATTPSVLKLAEEGRISLIDPVVKWFPEMAGHGKDSILVLHLLTHTSGLDDVQLYGDSPIRSAIEGAATQKLKGEVGSRFRYADLNFILLAELVRRATGAPLDVYTQASFYRPLGMTDTCFNPKREGRFCATLTEGRILMGEVQDPLCRQLGGVAGHAGLFSTARDLGRLCRMMLGGGTLDGRRVLAARTVDQMTAPYFSRGGGVVRGLGWDISSPFSSPRGNGFSRISFGHTGYSGTSIWIDPASDTFVILLTARLDYKNTHEFNKLRGDLSTVASQLFGIPPELGEMARFNDE, encoded by the coding sequence ATGCCTTTTTTCAGAAAAATCATCTGTAGCCTCCTACTCGTCCTCTGCGCCACCAGCGGCTATGCCGCCGACCTCGCCAGGATCGACGCGCTGATCGGCGACGCCATAGGCCGCAACCTCATCGCCGGCGGCGTGGTACTGGTCGGGAGCCGGGACAGAATCCTCTTCGAGAAGGCCTATGGCCGGATCTCCCCCCTCCCCGACGCCCCCCTCATGGCGGTCGACACCATCTTCGACATCGCTTCCCTCACCAAGGTCGCAGCAACCACCCCGTCGGTCCTGAAACTCGCCGAAGAGGGGAGGATCTCGCTGATCGATCCCGTGGTGAAATGGTTTCCGGAGATGGCCGGGCATGGCAAGGATTCCATCCTGGTGCTGCACCTGCTCACCCACACCTCAGGGCTCGATGACGTGCAGCTTTACGGGGATAGCCCGATCCGCTCGGCCATAGAGGGCGCCGCCACCCAGAAGCTCAAGGGGGAGGTGGGTAGCCGCTTCCGGTACGCAGACCTCAACTTCATTCTCCTGGCGGAACTGGTGCGCAGGGCGACCGGCGCTCCCCTGGACGTCTACACCCAGGCCTCCTTCTACCGCCCGCTCGGCATGACCGATACCTGCTTCAATCCCAAGAGGGAAGGGCGCTTCTGCGCTACCCTGACCGAGGGGCGCATCCTCATGGGAGAGGTGCAGGACCCGCTCTGCAGGCAGTTGGGCGGAGTGGCGGGGCACGCGGGGCTCTTCTCCACGGCGCGCGACCTGGGCAGGCTTTGCCGCATGATGTTGGGGGGAGGGACCCTCGACGGCAGGCGGGTGCTGGCGGCGAGGACCGTGGACCAGATGACCGCCCCCTACTTCTCGCGCGGCGGCGGCGTGGTGCGGGGCCTGGGCTGGGACATCTCCTCCCCGTTCTCTTCTCCGCGCGGCAACGGCTTCTCCAGGATATCCTTCGGCCACACCGGCTATTCGGGAACCTCTATCTGGATCGACCCGGCGTCAGACACCTTCGTGATACTTCTGACCGCCCGGCTGGACTACAAGAACACCCACGAGTTCAACAAGCTCAGAGGCGATCTTTCCACCGTGGCATCGCAGCTATTCGGCATTCCGCCCGAGCTTGGAGAGATGGCCAGATTCAATGACGAGTAA